GCCGCGGGCGGCGCGGTAGTTTTCTTTACGGATTTTTGTACTTGCTTCTTAGCCATAGGCGAATCATAACATTGGGTTTAGACAAACTCCATAAAAACCTGGTTACCCAATAGGCGCCCTTGCGCGGTCAGCCGCAGGCGATCGGCGGCTTGCTCCAGCAGGCCGCGCTGCCGCAGGGTCTGGATGCTGCGCCCATACACCTGCTCGAGGCTGCGGCCAAAGCGCTGCGCAAAACCCGCCGCCGAAACGCCTTCGCGCACTAAGCGCAGGCCCATCATCATTGTTTCGCCCATTTCGCGTTCGGCATCGATTGGCTCCACGCTGGCCGTGGCCGGGGTGCGCGGCAGCCCGGCGGCCCTTGCATCGCCTGCGGCGCTGCGCATGCGTTTGATGTAGGCGCCCGGTGCCAGCACATTGGCAGTGCGCTGGCCGGCCAGGAAGCCATGTGCCCCGGCGCCCAACCCGGCATAGGGCAGATTGCGCCAGTATTGCAAGTTATGGCGGCAGGCACGTGGCTGGCCGTCGGCGCCGGGCCGCGCCCAGTTGGAAATTTCGTACTGGATAAAGCCACCGGCGGCTAACTTTTCATCGGCCAACTCGTACATCTCGGCTGCCAGATCACCATCCGGCAGGGCCAGCAGGCCGCGCGCATCCAGCTCCTTGAACGGCGTGCCGTGTTCGATGCTCAACGCGTACAGCGAGAGGTGCTCCGGGGCCAGCTCCAGCGCCAGCTCCAGATTGCGCTGCCAACTGGCCAGCGACTGGCCGGGCAGGCCAAA
The DNA window shown above is from Anaerolineales bacterium and carries:
- the hemW gene encoding radical SAM family heme chaperone HemW — its product is MQATSLYLHIPFCRHRCGYCDFNTYAGLEQLIPAYTDALIAEARWLAQAAGAPLPVHTIFLGGGTPSLLPLDAMQRLMLALQTSFAIQPDAEISLEANPGTLSADYLAGLRQAGFNRLSLGVQSASPQELLVLERQHDFVDVVNAVKWARQAGFENINLDWIFGLPGQSLASWQRNLELALELAPEHLSLYALSIEHGTPFKELDARGLLALPDGDLAAEMYELADEKLAAGGFIQYEISNWARPGADGQPRACRHNLQYWRNLPYAGLGAGAHGFLAGQRTANVLAPGAYIKRMRSAAGDARAAGLPRTPATASVEPIDAEREMGETMMMGLRLVREGVSAAGFAQRFGRSLEQVYGRSIQTLRQRGLLEQAADRLRLTAQGRLLGNQVFMEFV